From one Bos indicus x Bos taurus breed Angus x Brahman F1 hybrid chromosome 7, Bos_hybrid_MaternalHap_v2.0, whole genome shotgun sequence genomic stretch:
- the LRRC8E gene encoding volume-regulated anion channel subunit LRRC8E has product MIPVAEFKQFTEQQPAFKVLKPWWDVLAEYLTVAMLMIGVFGCTLQVTQDKIICLPSHEPRENLSEAPCQQLLPRGISEPMGDLRELSGLKNNLDLQQYSFINQLCYETALHWYAKYFPYLVVIHTLIFMVCTSFWFKFPGTSSKIEHFISILGKCFDSPWTTRALSEVSGENHKGPAATTAGRATVTVTTTAGPGKAGEGEKEKVLPEPEKVVTEPPAVTLLDKKEGEQAKALFEKVKKFRVHVEEGDILYTMYIRQTVLKVCKFLAILVYNLVYVGKISFLVACRVETSEVTGYASFCCNHTKAHLFSKLAFCYISFVCVYGITCLYTLYWLFHRPLKEYSFRSVREETGMGDIPDVKNDFAFMLHLIDQYDSLYSKRFAVFLSEVSESRLKQLNLNHEWTAEKLRQKLQRNARGRLELALCMLPGLPDTVFELSEVEALRLEAIGDITFPPGLSQLVHLQELSLLHSPARLPFSSQIFLRDRLKVIRIKCEELREVPLWVFGLRGLEELHLEGLFPPELARAATLESLRELKQLKVLSLRSNAGKVPASVTDVAGHLQRLSLHNDGARLLALNSLKKLAALRELELVACGLERIPHAVFSLGALQELDLRDNHLRSIEEILSFQHCRKLLTLRLWHNQIAYVPEHVRKLRGLEQLYLSHNKLETLPTQLGMCSSLRLLDVSHNGLHSLPAELGLLQNLQHLALSYNALEFLPDELFFCRKLRTLLLGYNHLSQLAPQVGALRALSRLELKGNRLEALPEELGNCGGLKKSGLLVEDTLYDGLPAEVRDRMEAE; this is encoded by the exons ATGATTCCGGTGGCGGAGTTCAAGCAGTTCACGGAGCAGCAACCCGCCTTCAAGGTGCTCAAACCTTGGTGGGACGTGCTGGCCGAGTACCTCACCGTGGCCATGCTCATGATCGGGGTCTTCGGCTGCACCCTCCAG gtgACGCAGGACAAGATCATCTGTCTGCCCAGTCATGAACCCCGGGAGAATTTATCTGAAGCCCCATGCCAACAGCTGCTGCCGCGGGGGATCTCAGAGCCCATGGGGGACCTTCGGGAGTTGAGCGGCCTCAAGAACAACCTGGACCTACAGCAGTACAGCTTCATCAACCAGCTCTGCTACGAGACGGCCCTCCACTGGTATGCCAAGTACTTTCCCTACTTGGTTGTCATCCACACGCTCATCTTCATGGTCTGCACCAGCTTCTGGTTCAAGTTCCCCGGCACCAGCTCCAAGATCGAGCACTTCATCTCCATTCTGGGCAAGTGTTTTGACTCGCCATGGACTACTCGGGCGCTGTCCGAGGTCTCCGGGGAGAACCACAAGGGCCCTGCTGCCACCACAGCTGGGCGGGCGACAGTGACCGTGACCACAACTGCAGGGCCGGGGAAGGCAGGGGAGGGTGAGAAGGAGAAGGTATTGCCAGAGCccgagaaggtggtgacagagccCCCTGCTGTCACCCTGCTGGACAAGAAGGAGGGAGAGCAGGCCAAAGCCCTGTTTGAAAAGGTCAAGAAATTCCGCGTGCACGTGGAGGAGGGCGACATCCTGTACACCATGTACATCCGGCAGACGGTGCTCAAGGTCTGCAAATTCTTGGCCATCCTGGTCTACAACCTGGTCTACGTGGGAAAGATCAGCTTCCTGGTGGCCTGCAGGGTGGAGACCTCGGAGGTGACGGGCTACGCCAGCTTCTGCTGCAACCACACCAAGGCCCACCTCTTCTCCAAGCTGGCTTTCTGCTACATCTCCTTCGTGTGCGTCTACGGGATCACCTGTCTCTATACCCTCTACTGGCTCTTCCACCGGCCCCTCAAGGAGTACTCCTTCCGGTCAGTGCGGGAGGAAACTGGCATGGGCGACATCCCCGATGTCAAGAACGACTTCGCCTTTATGCTGCACCTCATCGACCAGTACGACTCGCTCTACTCCAAGCGCTTTGCTGTCTTCCTCTCTGAGGTCAGCGAGAGCCGCCTGAAGCAGCTCAACCTCAACCACGAGTGGACTGCCGAGAAGCTGCGACAGAAGCTGCAGCGCAACGCCCGGGGCCGGCTGGAACTGGCCCTCTGCATGCTCCCGGGGCTGCCGGACACGGTCTTCGAGCTCAGCGAGGTGGAGGCGCTGCGGCTGGAGGCCATTGGCGACATCACCTTCCCCCCGGGCCTCTCGCAGCTGGTGCACTTGCAGGAGCTGAGCCTGCTCCACTCGCCCGCCAGGCTTCCGTTCTCCTCGCAGATCTTCCTGCGGGACCGCCTGAAGGTCATCCGAATCAAGTGCGAGGAGCTGCGGGAGGTGCCCCTCTGGGTGTTTGGGTTGCGTGGTCTGGAGGAGCTGCATCTAGAGGGGCTCTTTCCCCCAGAGCTGGCCCGGGCGGCCACCCTCGAGAGCCTCCGGGAGCTGAAGCAGCTGAAGGTGCTGTCTCTGCGGAGCAACGCTGGCAAGGTTCCCGCCAGTGTGACTGATGTGGCCGGCCACCTGCAGCGGCTCAGCCTGCACAACGACGGGGCACGTCTGTTGGCACTGAACAGCCTCAAGAAGCTGGCAGCGCTGCGGGAGCTGGAGCTGGTGGCCTGCGGACTGGAGCGCATCCCCCACGCTGTCTTCAGCCTAGGTGCGCTGCAGGAGCTTGACCTCCGGGACAACCACCTGCGTTCCATCGAGGAGATCCTCAGCTTCCAGCACTGCCGCAAGCTGCTCACACTCCGACTGTGGCACAACCAGATTGCCTATGTCCCCGAGCATGTGCGGAAGCTCCGGGGCCTCGAGCAGCTCTATCTGAGCCACAACAAGCTGGAGACGCTGCCCACCCAGCTCGGCATGTGCTCCAGCCTCCGCCTGCTGGACGTCTCGCACAATGGGCTGCATTCCCTGCCAGCcgagctgggtctcctgcagaatCTTCAGCACTTGGCTCTCTCCTACAATGCCCTGGAGTTTCTACCCGATGAGCTCTTCTTCTGCCGCAAGCTGCGGACGCTGCTCCTAGGTTACAACCACCTGAGCCAGCTTGCGCCCCAGGTGGGGGCCCTCAGGGCCCTCAGCCGCCTGGAGCTCAAGGGCAACCGGCTGGAAGCACTGCCGGAAGAGCTTGGCAACTGTGGGGGGCTCAAGAAGTCGGGGCTCCTGGTGGAGGACACCCTTTATGATGGGCTTCCGGCCGAGGTACGGGACCGGATGGAGGCAGAGTGA
- the PRR36 gene encoding proline-rich protein 36: MDKRDKSRAAAAGRPPASRPPGLQIPKPAGSPRPPPPVTSAALRVLGAAAAAGRGPLAERTGGIRGTALPEVTPQLGPTRSAGTGPRSPASRPPAAGRGERAPARTPGSGCISSPGHASAPTRPGPLGQKGLRPPAEEPAARGKATDSPRRSTLSTGARRDSSGSTPAIPSPVNSRRPRAAGAEVGVPRAAPSARLRPPTTEASRKSVSSAPERSAAEPSPAARRRPSAGGSLQRPTSRPLGSSVTPLSSPVRSGASPAGTPRALVVQPKSKGLQALRAPQATSPRKGTAPVRGLSPPLATSSLPCPTAPPPCVPATTSRDALPPSPPTTPPSQALSRPLTTPHSLAPPSSSAPPSLLTLPSPPATPPLQAPPTHLGTSFPEGSASPLAMAPLLASVPPVSPALHSVLPTEASLTLPPFPALPSPLATPHSAGPLPPAAAPLQAPLSQAASVRNLPSPLATPPPQAPSALATPPPQASPLSPPFQATPCTLDTPPTPTPQASPSQTTLSLQSSPRSESPSPLVRPLLQTPPPLATSPRQATPIQAPSLASPPLRATPPPLAVPHPLSPPSLTTPSLQATPPQSLPPLLASPSLVSPPLQALSSPPLASSPLHGPPSLRALPPQRGPPSLASPPLQAPPSPPASPSLQDSSSPLATPPPRALPSLSTPPLQATPPPQSLPPLQAPPSLALPPLQAPSPRASPPLQDSPSPLATPPPRDPPSLSTPPLQATPPQSLPPLQAPPSLSALPLQAGPSPSASPPLQDPPSPLITPPPRAPPSLALPTLQTPPSPPASPPQQAPRRPPTPGPDAPISGPRLTLALAPGPPPPPSRSPSSTLSGPDLAGHSSSATSTPEELRGYDSGPEGGAAASPPADAELAACHPAAWSRGSAPPLAIRSTPGAPLPWSPASGSGSADGLCTIYEAEGPESASPATDALDPGPGPGAGGGKAAAGVAAGAASRGAKPARLGELPLGALQASVVQHLLSRTLLLAATEEAAGGSGGPGGAGGGGSAGGARTALSDAELGRWAELLSPLDESRASITSVTSFSPDDVASPQGDWTVVEVETFH, encoded by the exons ATGGACAAGAGGGACAAGTCCAGGGCAGCGGCCGCCGGTCGCCCGCCCGCTTCTCGCCCTCCAGGCCTTCAGATCCCCAAGCCCGCAGGGTCTCCACGACCCCCTCCTCCAGTAACCAGCGCGGCTCTCCGAGTTCtgggagcagcagcagccgcagggcGAGGGCCCCTGGCAGAGAGAACCGGGGGTATCCGGGGAACCGCTCTCCCGGAGGTTACTCCCCAGTTGGGGCCAACGCGGAGCGCTGGGACGGGCCCCCGGAGCCCAG CCTCCAGGCCCCCAGCGGCTGGGAGAGGGGAGCGGGCCCCTGCCAGGACCCCAGGCTCAGGCTGTATCTCTAGCCCCGGGCATGCCAGCGCGCCCACCAG ACCAGGCCCTCTTGGGCAGAAGGGGCTCCGTCCCCCAGCTGAGGAACCTGCGGCCAGAGGAAAAGCCACAGATTCACCCAGAAGGAGCACCCTGAGTACCGGGGCCCGGAGAG ATTCTTCTGGGTCTACCCCAGCCATCCCCTCCCCGGTCAATTCCCGTCGGCCCCGGGCTGCGGGCGCTGAGGTGGGTGTGCCCCGGGCAGCTCCAAGTGCCCGGCTCCGGCCCCCAACGACTGAGGCTTCCAGGAAGTCAGTGAGCAGCGCCCCAGAGCGCAGCGCGGCGGAGCCGAGCCCTGCCGCCAGGAGGCGACCCAGCGCCGGCGGGAGCCTCCAGAGGCCAACCTCGCGCCCCCTGGGCTCTAGCGTCACCCCTCTATCCTCCCCAGTCCGCTCTGGAGCCTCCCCGGCTGGAACACCCCGGGCTCTTGTTGTTCAGCCCAAGTCGAAAGGACTGCAGGCCCTTCGCGCCCCTCAGGCCACATCCCCCAGGAAGGGCACAGCCCCAGTGAGGGGCCTTTCTCCTCCTCTGGCCACATCCTCTCTTCCTTGTCCTACCGCACCACCTCCGTGTGTCCCAGCCACTACCTCTCGGGACGCGCTCCCTCCTTCTCCACCGACCACGCCCCCTTCTCAGGCCCTCAGCCGGCCTTTGACCACGCCCCATTCACTAGCCCCTCCCTCTTCTTCGGCTCCACCCTCTCTGCTGACCCTCCCCTCTCCGCCGGCCACACCTCCTTTGCAGGCTCCACCCACACACCTGGGTACATCCTTTCCGGAGGGGTCCGCCTCTCCCTTGGCCATGGCCCCTCTTCtggcatcagtccctccagtttCACCCGCTCTGCATAGTGTACTCCCCACCGAGGCGTCTTTGACTTTACCTCCTTTTCCAGCTCTCCCCTCTCCCTTAGCCACACCACATTCGGCAGGTCCTCTACCACCAGCCGCTGCCCCCCTACAAGCCCCTCTGTCTCAAGCAGCATCTGTGAGGAACCTGCCCTCTCCCCTAGCCACACCCCCTCCTCAGGCTCCTTCCGCTCTGGCCACGCCCCCTCCGCAGGCCAGTCCTCTGTCTCCACCTTTTCAGGCCACGCCTTGTACACTGGACACACCTCCCACACCCACTCCACAGGCCTCACCGTCTCAGACCACACTCTCTTTGCAGAGTTCTCCCCGTTCAGAGTCTCCCTCTCCCCTGGTCAGGCCTCTACTACAGACTCCACCTCCTCTGGCTACTTCCCCTCGACAGGCCACTCCTATACAGGCCCCATCTCTAGCCTCACCACCTTTGCGGGCGACCCCTCCTCCGCTGGCCGTGCCTCATCCGCTCTCTCCACCTTCTCTGACCACGCCTTCTTTACAGGCCACTCCCCCTCAGAGCCTGCCTCCTCTGCTGGCTTCACCTTCTTTGGTCTCACCTCCTTTGCAGGCCCTATCCTCTCCTCCCCTTGCTTCATCTCCTCTGCATGGTCCTCCCTCTCTTCGGGCTCTGCCCCCACAGAGGGGTCCACCTTCTCTGGCCTCGCCTCCTCTTCAggctcccccttctccccctgcttcACCCTCTCTCCAAGACTCTTCCTCTCCCCTGGCCACACCCCCTCCGCGGGCTCTACCTTCCCTGAGCACGCCCCCTTTACAGGCCACTCCTCCTCCTCAAAGCCTGCCTCCTCTGCAGGCTCCACCTTCTCTGGCCTTGCCCCCTCTTCAGGCCCCTTCTCCTCGAGCTTCACCCCCTCTGCAAGACTCTCCCTCTCCCCTGGCCACACCCCCTCCGCGGGATCCGCCTTCTTTGAGCACGCCCCCCTTACAGGCCACTCCTCCTCAGAGCCTGCCTCCTCTCCAGGCTCCACCTTCTCTGTCCGCGCTCCCTCTGCAGGCTGGTCCCTCTCCCTCTGCTTCACCCCCTCTGCAAGACCCTCCCTCTCCTCTGATCACGCCCCCACCACGTGCTCCACCTTCCCTGGCCTTGCCGACTTTGCagacccctccctctccccctgcctcaCCTCCTCAGCAGGCCCCACGCCGCCCTCCAACCCCGGGTCCCGATGCCCCCATCTCTGGCCCACGGCTGACCCTGGCGCTGGCCCCAGGCCCACCGCCGCCGCCGTCGCGCAGCCCATCCAGTACGCTGAGTGGCCCGGACCTGGCGGGCCACAGCAGCAGCGCCACCAGCACGCCCGAGGAGCTACGCGGCTACGACAGTGGGCCTGAGGGCGGTGCCGCAGCCTCTCCGCCTGCTGATGCCGAGCTCGCCGCCTGCCACCCGGCAGCTTGGAGCCGAGGTTCCGCGCCGCCTCTGGCCATCCGCAGCACCCCAG GAGCTCCCCTGCCTTGGTCTCCTGCATCCGGATCGGGCTCTGCTGATGGCTTGTGCACCATCTACGAGGCTGAAGGTCCCGAGTCGGCGAGCCCCGCCACAGACGCGCTGGATCCCGGGCCCGGGCCCGGCGCGGGAGGTGGGAAAGCGGCGGCTGGAGTTGCGGCTGGTGCGGCTTCTCGTGGCGCGAAGCCGGCGCGCTTGGGAGAGCTGCCGCTGGGAGCGCTGCAGGCGAGCGTCGTGCAGCACCTGCTGAGCCGGACGCTGCTGCTAGCTGCGACCGAGGAGGCCGCGGGAGGCAGCGGTGGTCCAGGGGGCGCTGGGGGTGGAGGCAGCGCGGGCGGCGCCCGCACTGCGCTGAGCGACGCCGAACTGGGTCGCTGGGCCGAACTGTTGTCTCCACTGGACGAGTCCCGCGCCAGCATCACCTCAGTCACTAGCTTCTCCCCGGATGACGTGGCTTCCCCGCAGGGTGACTGGACCGTGGTAGAGGTGGAGACCTTCCACTGA